The proteins below come from a single Saccharophagus degradans 2-40 genomic window:
- a CDS encoding pilin — MKKVQQGFTLIELMIVVAIIGILAAIALPAYNDYTTRAKVSEGIGLAAAAKSAVSEYRISLAAYPTNNTLAGLPTQIASKYVSSVNVGAGGIITVGYKAAAGVTAASTIIFRPTFATGTVDWTCTGGTVQDSYRPSNCR; from the coding sequence ATGAAGAAAGTTCAACAAGGTTTTACTCTAATCGAATTAATGATCGTGGTAGCGATTATCGGTATTTTGGCTGCAATCGCGTTACCTGCGTATAACGATTACACCACTCGTGCAAAAGTTTCTGAAGGTATTGGTTTGGCTGCTGCAGCTAAGTCTGCGGTGAGTGAGTATCGTATTTCTTTGGCTGCATACCCCACAAACAACACTCTTGCTGGTCTTCCTACTCAGATTGCTAGTAAATATGTATCGAGTGTGAATGTTGGAGCTGGAGGTATAATTACTGTGGGTTATAAGGCTGCTGCAGGTGTTACAGCTGCTTCAACTATTATATTTCGACCTACTTTTGCTACTGGAACTGTAGATTGGACATGTACTGGTGGTACTGTTCAGGATAGCTATCGCCCTTCCAACTGCCGTTAG
- a CDS encoding lysylphosphatidylglycerol synthase domain-containing protein yields MLAKTSPPIQLQLAPPASKLKIKPPTKENNINLSPKLSWTLKLFYLASLVGVLYFLHQINLTAIPEIKSYTLLGVSFTLLMAGHLADAQAWKSSIPSNNIKYVDAYTSANLSILGKYIPGKIWMLIGRGAIIHKEYNLDINTIGKSLVKYQVATLLAGATVSLFLFAIFLFNKSSHSPPNLILTIGCLIVIILCTTLAYRLTRSSSLLCAGSATWILWGAGYFCLVGATTSSPPPAILAAVFGASAIIGILTLIAPGGLGAREGAMVSLLLILGYSNQDAIAIAILARIWFFTSELSLFISALTIQYLKRPPLG; encoded by the coding sequence TTGTTAGCAAAAACATCCCCTCCAATTCAATTGCAGTTGGCGCCCCCTGCGTCAAAATTAAAGATAAAGCCCCCTACAAAGGAAAACAATATTAACCTCTCGCCCAAGCTGAGCTGGACCTTAAAACTATTCTATTTAGCCAGTCTAGTTGGGGTTCTCTATTTTTTACACCAAATTAATCTCACAGCAATTCCCGAAATTAAATCTTACACCTTACTAGGTGTCAGCTTCACTCTATTGATGGCCGGACACCTAGCTGATGCCCAAGCATGGAAATCTTCAATCCCATCCAATAACATTAAATATGTTGACGCCTACACTTCAGCAAACCTAAGTATTTTAGGCAAATATATTCCGGGAAAGATCTGGATGCTAATTGGAAGGGGGGCAATAATTCATAAAGAGTACAATTTAGACATTAACACCATTGGAAAGTCACTAGTTAAATATCAGGTAGCTACACTTTTAGCAGGCGCAACCGTCAGCCTTTTTCTCTTCGCCATATTTTTATTTAACAAATCCTCTCACTCACCACCTAACCTCATTCTTACAATAGGCTGCCTCATAGTAATAATTTTATGCACCACCCTAGCCTACCGCCTAACTAGATCCTCGTCTCTACTATGCGCCGGATCAGCAACTTGGATTTTATGGGGCGCAGGATATTTCTGCTTAGTGGGGGCGACGACGAGTTCTCCCCCTCCCGCCATTCTAGCGGCAGTGTTTGGAGCAAGCGCTATAATAGGCATATTAACTCTCATTGCTCCCGGCGGGTTAGGAGCACGAGAAGGCGCGATGGTTAGCCTGCTTCTGATACTAGGCTATTCGAATCAAGACGCGATCGCGATCGCGATATTGGCCAGAATTTGGTTTTTCACTTCAGAGCTTAGCCTGTTTATCTCTGCACTCACAATACAATACTTAAAACGTCCGCCCCTCGGCTAA
- a CDS encoding acyltransferase: MLKLAARISEPLLFWLRWVYPKAEIYPTYVLAYYFIFQKLLGINFLTPWPVHFTSRCLYPKNITIGLNSAPGLSPNCYIQGRSGIKLGNNVLIGPGVGLISSNHDINDYSKWVGANPIEIGNNVWIGMNSVVLPGVKIGDNVAIGANSVVSKNIPSNSIAVGAPCVKIKDKAPYKGKQY, encoded by the coding sequence ATGCTTAAATTGGCTGCAAGAATATCTGAACCGCTGCTTTTCTGGCTGAGGTGGGTCTACCCCAAAGCAGAAATATACCCCACCTATGTTCTGGCCTATTATTTTATATTCCAAAAATTACTCGGGATAAACTTCCTAACACCTTGGCCAGTTCACTTCACATCTAGGTGCCTCTACCCCAAAAACATCACAATTGGGCTTAACTCAGCGCCAGGGCTTAGCCCCAACTGCTACATCCAAGGAAGATCTGGTATAAAACTAGGAAACAACGTTTTGATTGGTCCTGGCGTAGGCCTGATTAGCTCAAATCACGATATTAATGACTACAGTAAATGGGTTGGCGCCAACCCAATAGAAATAGGCAACAACGTTTGGATAGGCATGAATAGCGTTGTGCTGCCGGGAGTCAAAATTGGAGACAATGTTGCAATAGGAGCCAACTCTGTTGTTAGCAAAAACATCCCCTCCAATTCAATTGCAGTTGGCGCCCCCTGCGTCAAAATTAAAGATAAAGCCCCCTACAAAGGAAAACAATATTAA
- a CDS encoding glycosyltransferase family 2 protein gives MYKNQTLAIVVPCYNEESQIVKVLSTLPEYVDRVYIIDDKSLDKTVEVTQNWISTSATPEKYLLIEHEINSGVGAAIASGYKQAAAEEVDVAVVMAGDAQMAPEDLPDILAPVVDEGYDYSKGNRLFTGDAWNMIPRVRYIGNSILSLLTKIASGYWHIADSQSGYTAINKKALKTIQWDEMYKRYGQPNDLLVKLNIYNFKVKDVPVAPVYNVGEQSGVKPIRMIPRLAFLLLRLFVYRMKEKYIIRDFHPLLFFYLFGFILFIPGALLGLDLVITRMLGYAVADTSALFAAFLSIMGVQFLLFAMWFDMESNKNLK, from the coding sequence ATGTATAAGAATCAAACTCTAGCAATCGTTGTGCCCTGCTACAATGAAGAAAGCCAAATAGTTAAAGTGTTAAGCACACTGCCAGAATATGTTGATAGAGTTTATATTATTGACGACAAAAGCCTCGACAAAACTGTAGAGGTAACTCAAAACTGGATCTCCACCAGTGCCACCCCTGAAAAATATTTACTTATAGAGCACGAAATCAATTCTGGCGTTGGCGCAGCGATAGCAAGCGGTTATAAACAAGCCGCTGCAGAGGAGGTTGACGTAGCCGTAGTTATGGCCGGCGATGCGCAAATGGCACCTGAAGATCTTCCCGACATACTTGCCCCAGTAGTAGATGAAGGTTACGACTACTCCAAAGGCAACCGTCTCTTTACTGGTGACGCTTGGAATATGATTCCGCGGGTTCGCTATATTGGAAACTCCATACTATCACTTCTTACGAAGATCGCCTCAGGCTATTGGCACATAGCAGACTCTCAATCGGGGTACACAGCAATAAACAAAAAGGCCCTCAAGACCATTCAATGGGATGAGATGTACAAGCGCTACGGCCAACCGAATGACCTACTTGTCAAACTAAATATTTACAACTTTAAAGTTAAAGATGTACCAGTAGCTCCTGTTTATAATGTTGGCGAACAGTCTGGAGTAAAACCCATTCGAATGATTCCTCGCTTAGCCTTTTTGTTATTGAGATTATTCGTATACCGAATGAAAGAGAAATACATAATTCGAGATTTTCACCCCCTACTATTTTTCTACCTATTTGGTTTCATCTTATTTATACCCGGCGCACTATTAGGCCTAGATTTAGTTATAACCCGAATGCTTGGCTATGCAGTTGCAGATACTAGTGCACTGTTCGCTGCGTTTCTTAGTATTATGGGTGTGCAATTTTTACTATTTGCCATGTGGTTTGACATGGAAAGCAATAAAAACTTAAAGTAA
- a CDS encoding DegT/DnrJ/EryC1/StrS family aminotransferase, with protein MQFVDLQAQYIFLKTSIDNAIRQTLESATFIQGEQVHKLEEELCEYSGAKHTITCANGTDAIQIALMALGIGAGDAVLTTNFSFIGTAEPIALLGATPVFCDIDPKTFNISIADLEQTIINIRETTALNIRAIIAVDIFGSPADYEPLQEVAHRYGLTLISDAAQSLGAEYKNRKIGGVCEITTTSFFPAKPLGCYGDGGAIFCSDAPLAATMRSIAAHGKGSHKYNHVRVGLNSRLDSLQAAILSVKLQNLDREIERRNQIADHLLAACSSTSLTPQSVPSFATSAYAQFSIKAPANQRSEIITHLNKQGIPTQIYYPSPLSSFDIWNTQEHKTTPITYNLCENIFSIPVHPYLSDYEVETLAKALKSIQRI; from the coding sequence ATGCAGTTTGTCGACCTCCAAGCACAATATATATTTTTAAAAACTAGTATTGACAATGCTATTAGACAGACACTTGAATCAGCAACATTCATTCAAGGTGAACAAGTGCATAAACTTGAAGAAGAATTATGCGAGTACAGTGGAGCCAAACACACCATAACCTGCGCCAATGGTACCGACGCCATCCAAATTGCTCTAATGGCACTTGGCATTGGTGCAGGAGACGCCGTGCTCACAACGAACTTTTCATTTATTGGTACAGCCGAACCAATAGCATTACTAGGCGCCACGCCTGTTTTTTGCGACATAGACCCCAAAACATTTAATATTTCTATTGCAGATTTAGAGCAAACAATAATTAATATCCGCGAAACCACCGCTTTAAATATAAGAGCCATAATAGCTGTTGATATTTTTGGCAGCCCAGCAGATTATGAGCCACTGCAAGAGGTAGCGCATCGCTACGGCCTCACCCTTATATCTGACGCTGCACAAAGCCTTGGGGCAGAATATAAAAATAGAAAAATAGGTGGAGTGTGTGAAATTACAACTACGAGTTTTTTCCCTGCCAAACCTTTAGGCTGTTACGGAGATGGGGGAGCCATTTTTTGCTCAGACGCCCCGCTTGCTGCAACAATGCGCTCTATTGCTGCACACGGAAAAGGAAGCCACAAATACAATCATGTACGCGTGGGCCTCAACAGCCGTCTAGACAGCCTGCAAGCAGCAATCTTATCTGTAAAATTACAAAATTTAGACCGAGAAATAGAACGCCGCAACCAAATAGCGGATCATTTGCTTGCAGCATGTTCAAGCACTAGCCTAACCCCGCAAAGTGTGCCAAGTTTCGCTACTAGCGCCTACGCCCAATTCTCAATCAAAGCCCCAGCAAACCAAAGAAGCGAAATCATAACTCACCTCAACAAGCAAGGCATTCCAACACAAATTTATTACCCCTCGCCACTTTCGTCTTTTGATATATGGAACACTCAAGAACACAAAACCACCCCAATCACCTATAATCTATGCGAGAACATATTTAGTATCCCCGTACACCCCTACTTAAGTGATTACGAAGTAGAAACGTTAGCCAAAGCGCTTAAGTCAATTCAACGCATATAG
- a CDS encoding acyltransferase: protein MSISIHPSAIVDNNVKIGQGTKIWHWTHISSGASIGEFCTLGQNVYIAPNVHIGNHVKIQNNVSIYSGINIHDNVFIGPSAVFTNVINPRANIERKHEFKTTTIEEGASIGANATIICGNTIGAYSLIGAGAVVTKCIPAHALVQGTPARQQGWVSKAGLKLAIKNNRALCPETGERYILNEGILTPAY from the coding sequence ATGAGTATTAGCATACACCCCTCGGCAATCGTAGATAACAACGTTAAAATTGGTCAAGGAACCAAGATTTGGCACTGGACACACATATCCTCTGGAGCCTCGATAGGGGAATTCTGCACTTTAGGTCAAAATGTATATATCGCGCCCAATGTTCATATTGGTAATCATGTGAAGATACAGAACAACGTGTCGATATACTCAGGTATAAACATACACGACAACGTCTTCATTGGCCCTAGCGCAGTATTTACAAACGTTATTAACCCACGAGCTAATATAGAAAGAAAACATGAATTTAAAACAACCACTATAGAAGAAGGAGCTTCCATCGGCGCCAATGCCACAATAATCTGTGGCAATACAATTGGAGCATACAGCTTAATCGGCGCTGGAGCGGTTGTAACCAAATGCATTCCAGCCCACGCCCTTGTGCAAGGAACCCCTGCGAGACAGCAGGGATGGGTAAGCAAAGCTGGCCTGAAACTAGCAATTAAAAACAATAGAGCACTATGCCCAGAAACAGGGGAACGCTATATACTAAACGAAGGAATTCTAACACCAGCTTATTAG
- a CDS encoding Gfo/Idh/MocA family oxidoreductase: protein MKTPPLNFALLGAAGYIAPRHMEAIRATGNKLIAALDPSDSVGIIDSYFPDAHFFTEFERFDRHIEKMRRKDKSNSIDYVSICSPNYLHDAHIRFAFRSGAAAICEKPLVLNPWNLDGLQDIEQATGRKAYNILQLRHHPTIMELHQKHANSEKHLNIDLTYITSRGNWYLHSWKGDDSKSGGIATNIGVHFFDMLGWILGKHISTAVYLKTPTKVSGTTQFAKGTVRWFLSIDSNDLPKVALDKEQRTFRSIKIDNQELEFSGGFTDLHTTSYKEILAGNGFGLEDARQCIEIVYGIREAKISALSGDYHPYLKGSQ from the coding sequence ATGAAAACTCCACCTTTAAACTTTGCGCTCCTGGGCGCGGCCGGCTACATTGCCCCTAGACACATGGAGGCTATCAGAGCTACAGGAAACAAGCTTATCGCGGCCCTCGACCCGAGCGATTCGGTAGGCATTATCGATAGCTATTTCCCTGACGCGCACTTTTTCACTGAATTTGAACGCTTCGATAGACACATAGAAAAAATGCGACGTAAAGATAAAAGCAATAGTATCGATTACGTTAGCATATGCTCCCCCAACTACCTTCATGACGCCCATATTCGCTTTGCGTTCCGCTCTGGAGCGGCAGCCATCTGTGAAAAGCCGCTCGTTTTAAACCCATGGAACCTAGATGGACTACAAGACATTGAGCAAGCTACTGGACGCAAAGCATACAATATATTGCAGCTTCGGCATCACCCAACAATAATGGAGTTGCACCAAAAGCACGCCAACAGCGAGAAACATTTAAACATTGACCTTACATATATTACCTCTCGCGGCAATTGGTATCTTCATTCTTGGAAAGGCGACGACTCCAAGTCTGGGGGAATAGCAACTAACATAGGGGTACACTTTTTTGACATGCTAGGCTGGATCCTCGGGAAGCACATATCAACAGCCGTATACTTAAAAACACCAACAAAAGTTTCAGGAACAACCCAATTTGCCAAAGGAACTGTGAGGTGGTTCTTAAGTATTGACTCAAATGATCTCCCCAAAGTAGCTCTAGATAAAGAACAACGAACTTTCAGAAGTATTAAAATAGATAATCAAGAACTAGAGTTCTCAGGCGGATTTACAGACTTACATACCACCAGCTATAAAGAGATTTTGGCTGGCAACGGCTTCGGGCTTGAAGACGCAAGACAGTGTATCGAGATAGTCTACGGTATTAGAGAAGCCAAAATATCCGCACTTTCCGGAGACTACCACCCCTATCTAAAAGGCTCCCAATGA